In Mytilus edulis chromosome 4, xbMytEdul2.2, whole genome shotgun sequence, the following proteins share a genomic window:
- the LOC139518835 gene encoding C-type lectin domain family 4 member A-like, with protein MSDKFWTTYFITFILFVFISKIDGLKSDSAKCFVKMNNFTYEISILKKHGLTPKQKENFEEWSNNKNEEKTLNSKSYHSRYKRSTTAGESQVSDLEVSRLKRKIGRLEKKLSESMDDLSKEVTKGFRRMEEKIRDISTPGHSKREIRYLPSQTPCPQDFHLIDVGKLQTCYLLSNFNTTWYEANEYCTALGSDLVALESIQEHYVLTYMIKNHHDHSKVEGWWTSGMFISKTKQWMWATDITVNKPFTFIRWASNQPDDDSSNCVYLRRDDDQLWNDELCTSKFNFVCETCFGCHRHNGY; from the exons ATGTCTGATAAATTCTGGACCACTTATTTCATTACTTTCATTCTGTTTGTCTTTATAAGTAAAATTGATGGATTAAAAAGTGATTCAGCAAAATGTTTTGTCAAAATGAACAATTTCACTTATGAAATAAGTATCTTGAAGAAGCATGGGTTAACcccaaaacaaaaagaaaattttgagGAATGGAGTAacaataaaaatgaagaaaagacTTTGAACTCAAAAAGTTATCATTCGAGATATAAAAGATCAACAACTGCTGGGGAATCTCAGGTTTCAGATCTTGAAGTCAGCAGACTTAAGAGGAAAATAGGCAGACTAGAGAAAAAACTGTCAGAATCAATGGACGACCTTTCAAAAGAAGTAACAAAAGGTTTCAGAAGAATGGAAGAAAAAATAAGAGACATTAGTACACCAGGTCATTCTAAACGTGAAATCAGATATTTACCGTCTCAAACCCCATGTCCACAAGACTTTCACCTTATTGATGTAGGGAAGCTTCAAACCTGTTATTTATTGTCTAATTTCAATACAACTTGGTATGAAGCTAATGAGTATTGTACGGCTCTTGGTAGTGATCTGGTTGCCTTGGAATCAATCCAGGAACATTACGTGCTGACATACATGATCAAAAATCATCACG ACCACAGTAAGGTAGAAGGATGGTGGACCAGTGGTATGTTTATATCTAAGACTAAACAGTGGATGTGGGCCACAGATATCACAGTCAACAAACCCTTCACATTCATCAGATGGGCTTCAAACCAACCGGATGATGATTCTTCTAACTGTGTGTATCTCAGACGAGATGACGACCAATTGTGGAATGACGAACTCTGTACCTCAAAGTTTAACTTTGTCTGTGAAACATGCTTTGGCTGTCACAGACATAATGGCTATTGA